The sequence below is a genomic window from Anopheles cruzii chromosome 3, idAnoCruzAS_RS32_06, whole genome shotgun sequence.
GGGCGGCTGCAGTGACAAcatcgggttcgggttcaAGTTTTCGCGCGAGTTCGTCGACACGGGCGAACGGGGAAGGACGCTGCGCGAGAAGATGAACCTGCACAACAACGAGGCCGGCCGAGCGGTAAGTGTCACCCAAAGTGAGGCGATTAGAGAGCTTCGAGAAGGGTCCTTGCGGTCGTTCCTTTCAAATCCGATCGATCAACTGCGATCGGTTGAAAGTATCGGGCCATGTGGTGCCAAAAATAGAATCAGGTCGTGAGAAAGGACCTTACCGTTTCACGGGCTGTTCGTGAGGACGGCAGCGGCCCCACGCGGTTGCGTGGCTGGGTGGCCCCggtcaaataaataaattatgtttatttcatttggCCCTCACGTTTCGTGGACACCATCGGTGAGGAGCGTGGTCACGGAGCTTAAAACAGTTGGCCGTctatcgctcgctctctcgtgtACCTTCTCCTTCGAAAGGTTTCGCCGGAGGTCTGTTGTGTCGAGTCCTGAACCGGCTCGCGTTCGCACGCTCGGGGTCGATCGGTCTCACGCGACAGCAGCCACCGCTTAAATCGACCCCTGATACCCCGATGCCCGAAAGATCCGATGGCCAATTtcattaataaatattttaatccCTCCCCTTCCCTGCCCGCGAATATTCCGGGAGCCGCAGGCCGTGGGTTTGCCTTTTGGCGATTGCGTGACCGTGCGCTTAGAGGCGTCTTCAAACTGTTCGCCACGATCGCGCCGAAACGAAACTCGAGACCGAgttcctttcgttttttttgttgctttgttttggtgtCCGTTTTTTGCCGGTTCAACCCGGTTTTGgtgatcgaacgatcgaacacCGGCGAGAGCGGGCGAATATATTAAATTGTTGACAGCTGATAAAAGTCTAATGAATTCATTTAtgaattttattaatttgtgGTGATTGTAATTAAGTGACATATTATTTGGTGCTCACTTCTGCAGCCCCGCGCACGATGCAGTTCGCTGCCTGTGGGGAGGCCCGCGGCCGAGTGCAAAAGGGGCCACATTCCTCGGCGGGTtcgataattaaatttgatgACTGGCAGCGAACGGACTCGGGAACGGGGCGAAGCGAAAATGACCGAATTGAGAggttcgaaatcgaaagggATTAGCAAATCGAAGCTCTTAGCGAAAATGGACTCCTCGGGTCCTCGGGTCCTCGGGTCCTCCGGGCTGCTTCATTCTCCTGTGTTCGTCtgggcgcgcgtgtgcgtCGAGCTGGGGGCCAACTTGGGCCATAAACTGGACTTATGTTCATCAtgtcccggggcccggggcagAAGAATCGCCCGAGTGAGCTTATGCGatgtttaattgatttttattgcattttatttgaactgcgaacgaaacaaatgggTCTTTAATGCGCCCATAAATCCACCAGCGGGCGTGTATTTCGGGATATTTAGCCGGGATTAGTTCATCGCTCTGGCTCGTCGTGTCGTGAGAAtggaaatattttaatgcttTTCGGTggggcttttttttggttttgcaaCCCAAGTTTGCTAAGTGTCTGCTCTCTTCGCGTTCCTCCCCGACAGCACGTGCAGGCCGAGATGCGGCAGGAGTGCAAGTGCCACGGAATGTCCGGCTCGTGCACGATGAAGACGTGCTGGATGCGGCTGAACAGCTTCCGCACGATCGGTGACATCCTGAAGGATCGCTTCGACGGTGCGTCGCGCGTCATGGTGAGCAACAGCTTGCTGCgcaacggtggcaacggtggtggcggtggcggtggcggtaacGGTGGTGCCGTTGGTGGCGTCAACGAAAACACGCTCACCAACCGGGCCGGCAGCTCGAGTGCCGCCACCCTGAAGACGGCCACGAACGGCATCGGAGGCATCGGGGGCGCAAACAGCGTGCTCAGCAACTCGATCCACGCCCGGGGGGCTGGCCACGCGCACCAGAAGCGAATCAATCGGTAAGTCGGTGACTAAGTCGGTGATAAATGACCAGGGTGCTCATTTTCGACGGCCTGCTCCGTGCGTTCTTCTCGCCCCGCAGATACAACTTCCAGCTGAAGCCGTACAATCCGGAGCATAAGCCGCCGGGCGCGAAGGACCTGGTGTACCTGGAACCGTCGCCCGGGTTTTGCGAGCGCAACCCGCGCCTCGGCATCCAGGGCACGCACGGCCGCCAGTGCAACGACACGTCGATCGGGGTGGACGGGTGCGACCTGATGTGCTGCGGCCGGGGCTACCGGACGCAGGAggtgacggtggtggagcGCTGCTCCTGCACCTTCCACTGGTGCTGCGAGGTCAAGTGTAAGCTCTGCCGGACGAAAAAGACCATCCACACCTGCCTGTAGACTTCCCGTGGCCGTCCCTAGGGGTTCGTCGCTGCCTTCAAGTCTTTCGTATTCCGAGCGGTGAATCATCATCCCGGCAGTTGCTTATCTAAAATATTCTGGCTTTTGAAACGATTGCCGAGAAGGACAACGGCAGCTACTTGTAAATAGGTTTTGAGTTTTACTTTTCATTCACCCATCTGTCAATTGCGGTGGCCTCGGGGCGCAAGATTGTTGTAAAAAATTCTGTTAGGACCTGCTtctgcttcgcttcgcggcCCGCGCAGCTAGAAATTAAGGCTAAATTAACTACCAAAAACCGATCGAAAaattttaacacaaaattgGATCAACGCCTGGAGAGTGCGTTTCACGTCGCTTGCCAATGCTTGGTTATTTTTGTGTTGTAGGCAAAATTTGAAGACTTTAGAAGGATGGCAGGCGTAGAAACGCATTCCCCCCGGTGGGCTCTCTTTAGGCCAAACGAAGGTATTCAGGCAAATCAACGGGCAGCGCAGGATTGTGTACAGGGTTTTTGAAGCCGGAGCGTATCGATGTATTTATTCGCGGGCCCGAACTGACCACGGGACCCCCCAAAACGCACCCTTTTTCAGTATTAGTAACGCACACTGGCaactccggggccgggccgaccggtCGCTTATTTAGCCGCTGTCCGTATTTAAATCGCTTCGAATTCGGGCCTGCCATGTGCCAGTTCAAATGTGTGTATGTATAGGTAGCCCgcatgtgggtgtgtgtgtgtatagtGTTTAGCATCGGAAAGGCGCACAAACGATGTCCCAGTAAAATTGACCACAGCAAAACAACCATCCCGGAAGGAAGAAGGGGGGGCCTTCGggctttttgttgtgtttattataatttctcattttaattcttttttcttgCGTTAAGCATAGCCAAACAGGGGTTTGTACATAGGACCGCATAGGACCGAGCTAGGTGAGGCGAGTGAGTAGCTTAGATTAAGCCGTAGTTAGGTAAACGATGCTGCAAACCTATTTTCCGGATCATCACTCTAGTAGGCACAgggccacagccacagtggCCCCCCATTTAGGCAGAAACGAAACAGGTATTTGAATCATAAAAGCATAAACGGGCAAAAATTGATCACCGAGCCGATCACCATCGATCCTCCGCAGACAACACCCACTGAAAGACTGAGTAGAAATTAACGCGCCAAAAAGCTTTTGCtgtttattatgttttgtgttAACGGAAGCcaagagtgagcgagagcgagagagcaaaaaTAGGGCGTAGCACGTGTATGTAAATGTAATGTCTCCAATCTGCGATAGTAAGTCTAGATAGAGGTACAAATGGTAGTGGGCAGGCGTTAGGCCAGCTACAGTTGGGGTTGCTCTTGGGCCTTCGGTCGGACGAcggaaacgaaagacttcaacagCCGAACAGCAGACGAACCCGCAACCGGCGAACCCGCAAAACACTGCGCGTCGATGGTCGCACAatccgcgcacacacacggtccgGCGCTACCACGATGCACGAGACCGGTAGGCAGGCTTTCCTCCGGGCTCGTTGCATTCGTCCGTGGCGCTAACCTTGCGGGGGGTGAAAAGATTGAACCATCGTTTTCTGGAGCGGAGTGCTTCGCGCACCGTTTTCGAATTTACTTCCTCATCTTCCgatcatcaaatcaaatccgAAAACAAGCTGTTCAATCTTTCCACTCCCTTCTGTCGCGCGAtggtgcgccattttgtgtgcgCGCAGGCGGTGATCGTCGGCCCACGCTTTTCCGAATggtcgaatcgaatcgttACGAAGTTGGGCGTCGTACCGGTTCGACGTCGGAAGTGAACTCCCGGGGCGGAACGTAGTATGTCTGTGGGCGAGCTTTCtcttcggttccgttcggctggccggccggttcaaGAGCCACCAGCGGGCTGGACctggctcctgctgctgctgctgccaaacCCTACCCCGTTCTAACTAGTTCGTGTGCGCTTGTGTATGTTTCTGTTCGTAAGCATCAAccaacagaaagagagagagagagttggaTCAGTCCAAACCACAGTCCTTCCG
It includes:
- the LOC128274203 gene encoding protein Wnt-1, translating into MNLVTVVAVCLMAISAWAEAESKSKPGRGRGSMWWGIAKAGEPNNISPLAPGMTYLDPAIHATLRRKQRRLARENPGVLAAIAKGANLAINECQHQFRTRRWNCSTRNFLRGKNLFGKIVERGCRETAFIYAITSAAVTHSVARACSEGSIESCTCDYSHHNREPQMSNVGTVAGVGDWEWGGCSDNIGFGFKFSREFVDTGERGRTLREKMNLHNNEAGRAHVQAEMRQECKCHGMSGSCTMKTCWMRLNSFRTIGDILKDRFDGASRVMVSNSLLRNGGNGGGGGGGGNGGAVGGVNENTLTNRAGSSSAATLKTATNGIGGIGGANSVLSNSIHARGAGHAHQKRINRYNFQLKPYNPEHKPPGAKDLVYLEPSPGFCERNPRLGIQGTHGRQCNDTSIGVDGCDLMCCGRGYRTQEVTVVERCSCTFHWCCEVKCKLCRTKKTIHTCL